In the genome of Quercus robur chromosome 3, dhQueRobu3.1, whole genome shotgun sequence, one region contains:
- the LOC126719249 gene encoding uncharacterized protein LOC126719249: protein MSRVALENARATVTEASTQATGRGGGGRGSRGRGHSGGRAYSGGRGGGHEDDDVLDDEALEGNWGMYMDGVGSSRCTSDAAAQPSHPPGHENSAEHTSCAQAGPRSPPPTRLSPPLFADSAHDGGCIFVPTPGRLTPPVVQAEPTQDPSLPKPDEPAAQIEQIQGENIVLVHGLRRSLRTDIHPPGCGTGDGK from the exons ATGAGCCGAGTGGCATTGGAGAATGCGCGTGCCACGGTGACTGAGGCGAGCACACAGGCCACAGGCCGTGGTGGGGGAGGTCGTGGGTCTAGAGGGCGTGGACACAGTGGAGGTCGTGCATACAGTGGAGGTCGTGGAGGTGGTCACGAGGATGACGATGTCTTGG ATGATGAGGCGTTGGAGGGCAACTGGGGCATGTACATGGATGGTGTCGGGTCATCGCGATGCACTTCTGACGCTGCTGCCCAGCCATCCCACCCCCCTGGCCATGAGAATAGTGCAGAACACACATCCTGTGCCCAAGCTGGCCCTCGGTCCCCACCACCCACTCGGCTGTCTCCCCCATTGTTTGCCGACTCTGCCCACGACGGTGGCTGTATATTTGTACCCACCCCTGGCCGACTGACACCACCTGTAGTTCAAGCTGAGCCCACCCAGGACCCTTCACTTCCTAAGCCTGACGAACCAGCTGCACAGATCGAACAGATACAGGGTGAGAATATAGTGCTGGTACATGGGTTGCGAAGATCACTCCGCACTGACATACATCCCCCTGGTTGTGGGACCGGCGACGGtaaataa
- the LOC126719250 gene encoding serine/threonine-protein phosphatase 7 long form homolog, whose translation MRLPLPPVEAGPLANRWKGPKSTTEHATHVLVAYRASLSSIRAHQVVWEPYSDVLELLPPYCTAGRQIWKADVPLIYFWIVEDHHPERVFRQFGMKQVPPNIVDTSVHLHKISLQGKLDKDWVQEHAVYIDRWAHREEHIADAPALDGDTTYLAAYMESYQKTTRRYITRDSAY comes from the exons ATGAGGTTGCCACTACCGCCAGTGGAGGCAGGTCCCCTTGCCAATCG ATGGAAGGGGCCGAAGAGCACGACAGAGCATGCGACACATGTGCTAGTTGCGTATCGTGCGTCACTGTCGAGTATACGGGCACACCAG GTTGTCTGGGAGCCCTACAGCGATGTCCTAGAGTTGTTGCCCCCATATTGCACTGCCGGCCGACAAATATGGAAGGCCGATGTGCCATTGATCTATTTTTGGATAGTAGAGGATCATCATCCCGAACGTGTCTTTCGTCAGTTCGGGATGAAGCAAGTGCCACCGAATATTGTAGATACGTCCGTTCATCTCCACAAAATCTCCCTCCAAGGTAAACTAGATAAGGATTGGGTGCAAGAGCATGCTGTCTACATTGACCGATGGGCCCATAGAGAGGAACATATTGCTGATGCACCGGCATTGGATGGGGACACGACATACCTTGCTGCTTACATGGAGTCGTACCAAAAGACGACGAGACGGTACATTACACGCGACTCGGCGTATTAG
- the LOC126719251 gene encoding serine/threonine-protein phosphatase 7 long form homolog: MIACVSDMQQVGNVDPGPTVGTQLTRQPVHRSTLLWETPAGQVVPGVLNCRRRSCKLPEHGLDPRIARYITEAGFEGLFKVPNLEVDHALITALVERWRPETHTFHLPHGEMSITLQDIEVMLGVPVDGLPITGAVKMD; encoded by the exons ATGATTGCATGCGTGTCAGATATGCAGCAAGTGGGAAATGTGGATCCTGGACCGACGGTTGGTACACAGTTGACGCGGCAGCCGGTTCATCGATCCACGCTGCTTTGGGAGACGCCAGCCGGTCAG GTAGTGCCAGGCGTGCTAAACTGCAGACGCCGAAGTTGCAAGTTACCCGAGCATGGGCTTGACCCACGGATTGCTCGGTACATAACTGAGGCGGGTTTTGAAGGGTTATTCAAGGTCCCAAACTTGGAAGTGGATCATGCGTTGATCACAGCACTAGTTGAGCGTTGGCGTCCGGAGACGCACACATTCCACCTACCGCATGGAGAGATGAGCATCACCTTACAAGATATTGAGGTGATGCTAGGGGTTCCTGTTGATGGGTTGCCAATTACTGGGGCTGTGAAGATGGATTAG
- the LOC126719252 gene encoding LOW QUALITY PROTEIN: putative pentatricopeptide repeat-containing protein At3g05240 (The sequence of the model RefSeq protein was modified relative to this genomic sequence to represent the inferred CDS: inserted 5 bases in 5 codons; deleted 2 bases in 2 codons; substituted 5 bases at 5 genomic stop codons), with translation MKKYHGFVLSSLEKCRTMTELKQLHGLMITTSVIKNVIPLSRLVIFCANAKSGDINYAKPVFNHIEVPSLYILNSMNKGYSNSNNPNXALCMYREMQQKGYSPDHFAFPLVLKASSVIIYLNYGKEILNGIVKTGYELDVYASISLXYVSCADMEAGLKVFEFIPKWNLLACTSLFAVNVNKGWPRKSIGVLKDMEXLEYPNEITLVNTLVVCARSRDKDAGNWVHRCVCQLGCDPFESNLNFNVILATAIMDMYLKCGNLRYARDLFNNMPQRNLVTXNSMIGDYNQYGCAVEALNLFFDMLVVGFVPDKAIVLSVIGACAHLGAPALGQSIHAYILKTNNGADTCIGTALVNMYSKIGNAIGAQEVFSKLEKKDEMARASMITGLAIHGLAKEALNTFKRMXNVIPDEITITGILCACSHVGFQRHFASXEVYGIEPIVEHYGCMVCLLSXAGYFEGAEKLVKKMSMQLKCCIWGALLNGCEIHENANLPDQVRSRITXLEPQGSGVFVLLSNIYARAGKWQEVXLXLMVNRRIAKTLGYSAVELKLLSSNIILTSNTIV, from the exons ATGAAGAAATACCATGGCTTCGTTCTCTCTTCCTTAGAAAAATGCAGGACCATGACTGAGTTGAAACAATTACACGGGCTAATGATCACTACATCA GTTATCAAAAATGTAATCCCTCTCAGTAGGCTTGTT ATTTTTTGCGCGAATGCCAAATCTGGAGACATCAATTATGCAAAGCCAGTTTTTAACCATATTGAGGTGCCTAGTTTATACATTTTGAACTCTATGAATAAAGGTTACTCTAACAGTAACAACCCAAATTAGGCTTTGTGTATGTACAGAGAAATGCAGCAAAAGGGTTACTCCCCAGACCATTTTGCATTCCCTTTAGTGCTCAAAGCAAGTTCAGTAATAATTTATCTAAATTATGGAAAAGAAATTCTCAATGGCATTGTGAAAACTGGGTATGAATTGGATGTGTATGCTTCTATTAGTT TATATGTGTCTTGCGCAGATATGGAAGCAGGGTTGAAAGTATTTGAGTTTATTCCAAAGTGGAATTTGTTGGCTTGCACTAGTCTATTTGCTGTGAATGTTAATAAGGGTTGGCCTAGAAAGTCCATAGGAGTGCTTAAGGACATGG TTTTGGAATATCCTAATGAGATTACCTTAGTGAATACATTAGTTGTATGTGCTCGAAGTAGAGATAAAGATGCTGGAAACTGGGTTCATAGATGTGTTTGCCAACTTGGATGTGATCCCTTTGAgtcaaatttgaatttcaatgtGATACTTGCAACTGCCATTATGGATATGTATCTAAAATGTGGCAACTTGAGATATGCAAGGGACCTGTTCAACAATATGCCTCAAAGAAATTTGGTCACTTGAAATTCCATGATTGGTGATTACAATCAGTACGGTTGTGCAGTGGAGGcattaaatctattttttgataTGCTGGTTGTTGGATTTGTACCGGACAAAGCTATCGTTTTGAGTGTGATCGGTGCCTGTGCTCATTTAGGGGCTCCAGCATTGGGACAAAGTATTCATGCTtacatattaaaaacaaataatggTGCAGATACTTGTATTGGGACAGCACTAGTGAACATGTATTCCAAAATTGGAAATGCAATAGGTGCTCAGGAGGTTTTCTCtaaattggaaaagaaagatgAGATGGCACGCGCTAGTATGATCACCGGCTTAGCTATACATGGACTTGCTAAGGAGGCACTAAATACTTTCAAGAGAA CTAATGTTATTCCTGATGAGATCACAATCACTGGGATTTTGTGCGCATGTAGCCATGTTGGGTTTCAAAGACATTTTGCCT ATGAGGTATATGGCATAGAACCAATAGTTGAGCATTATGGTTGCATGGTTTGTCTTTTGAGTTGAGCAGGCTACTTTGAAGGGGCAGAGAAATTAGTGAAGAAAATGTCAATGCAACTGAAATGTTGCATATGGGGTGCTCTTTTAAATGGTTGTGAGATTCATGAAAATGCAAATCTACCTGATCAAGTGAGAAGCCGCATAACATAGTTGGAACCTCAAGGTAGTGGGgtctttgttcttctttctaATATATATGCTAGGGCCGGGAAATGGCAAGAAGTATAGT ATCTTATGGTAAATAGAAGGATTGCAAAAACTCTTGGGTATAGTGCAGTTGAACTGAAATTATTGAGTTCAAACATCATTCTAACATCAAATACAATAGTCTAA